The sequence AGCTTTGCACCATTGCCGATGACGGTATCTTCCAACGCACCGCGATCGATCGTGGTGTTAGCACCGATTTCGACATCGTCACCTATCGTGACGCCGCCCAGTTGCGGAATCTTACCCCAGGCCCCTTTGCCAAGAGTCGGGTCGGGCGCAAACCCGAAGCCGTCTGCCCCGAGCACCGCACCGCTGTGGATGATGGCGCGAGCGCCGATCGTCACACGCTCGTAGAGGGTGACACGGGCACTCAAGCGGCTGTCGGCACCGATGCGGCAGTCCTTGCCAATCACGCAGGCAGGCCCGATGACCGCGCCCCGCCCGATATGAACCCCGGATTCGATGACGCATTGCGGCCCCACGCTGGCGCCGTCTTCGATCACGACATCGTCAGCGACCACGGCAGTCGGATGCACGCCAGCGACGGGCAAGCCCCGGCGCTCGGCATCAAACCACTGCGCCAGGCGCGCGTACAGCAGATAGGGGTGTTGGCAAACCACGTACAGCTGGGAGCAACCCTGCTCCCGCTGCGCCTGAGCCACTTCGGGGGTGACGATCACCGCCGCGGCGCCGCTATTGGCCAGCTGGCTTTGATAACGCGGATTTGAGAGGAAAGAGATTTCCTGGGCGCTGGCCGAAGCCAGCGTGCCGATACCGGCAATCAGCGGCAACTCCGCGTCGCCGGTATCAAGCTTCGGGTCCAGGCCTTGCGTACTGACCCGGGACAACAATGCATCCAGGCGCGGTGCCCGGGCAGGATCCAGCAAGACGGGCATGGACGATCAGCGGCCCAGAGCCTGGATCACCTTGTCGGTGATGTCGACACGCGGGTTGACGGTGACGGCATCTTGCACGATGAGGTCGTAGTTCTCTTGCTCGGCGATGCGCTTGATGGCTTCGTTGGCCTTGGTCACGATACCCGAGAACTCTTCATTGCGGCGGCGATTGAAATCTTCCTGGAATTCGCGGCGCTTGCGCTGCAGATCCATGTCCAGATTGGAAAGCTCGCGCTGACGCTTGACGCGATCGGACTCCGACAGCACGGGAGCGTCCTTGTCGAACTTCTCGGCCTGGCTGCGCAGTTGCGTACCCATGCGCTGCAGTTCGTCGTCGCGGCGCTTGAATTCGCCTTCGATCTTGCTTTGCGCCGCCTTGGCCGGACCCGATTCACGCAGAATCCGCTCCGTGTTCACAAAGCCGATCTTGGTGCCTTGCGCCTGTGCCGTCGTGACCGCTGCAGAGCCGAACAACAGTGCACCCGCCAGCGCCAGGGACGTCGCCAGTTTGCCGGCGCGCCGGCCCGAGGTGTTGAGTGCGTAATCAGACATCATGAAAATCTCACCTTTGGGAGGTAAAGGGCAAAGTCAATATTGTGCCACTAAACCGCTGGGGAGCGAGCCTAAGCCCATAACCCCATGTTTCAACCGTTACGATTAACCCCATCGGCACGATGAAATAATAAATTGCGTGCCTTGAGGTTAATCGATCCTTTAAATCAACCAGCGTCTCAAGCTATCAGAATCCGGTACCGATCTGGAACTGGAAGCTCTGTTTGTCGTCGCCCGGCTTGGAATTGAGCGGACGGGCGTAGGACAGTTGCAGCGGGCCCAGCGGGGACTGCCACGACAGACCAATACCCGCCGAATAACGCCAACCGCAAGTATCTTCGACCGGATCGCTCGATTTGCCCGCCGTGCACGACATGCCGCTGCCGGCCGAGACCTGGCCGGCGTCGGCAAACAGGAACCAGCGCAACGTGCGGTCCTTGTTGGCCCCGGGGAACGGCAGATACAGCTGCGCGTTGGCGATCAGGCGGCGCGAGCCACCCAGGTAGTCGCCAGTAAGCGTGTCACGCGGACCCAGCGAGGCGCCATCGTAGCCGCGCACGGTACCGATGCCGCCGCCGTAGACGTTCTTGATCACCGGATAATCCTTGCCACCGTACGAGTGGCCGTAATCGGCCATACCGTTTAGCGCCAGGGTGTAGTCGCGGCCCAAAGGCAGGAAATACTGCTGCTGAGCGGTCAGCAGGTAGTACTTCAGATCCATCGTCGAGACGTCGCCCTTGAGCCGGGTGTAGGAACCCTTGGTCGGCGCCAACGCGCTGTCACGCGTATCCTTGGACCAGCCCGTGCTGAAGATGACTGCGTTGGTCGAATCGCCGTACTGGTCAACGAAATTGCGATAGGCCTGCGGCGAGTTGCTGTACAGATTGATCTGGTTGCGCTCAAGGCTGGCGCCCAGGAAGATCCGGTCGTACTCGGAAATCGGTACACCGAAATTCATGCCCAGACCCATGGACTTGACGCGGTAGTCACCGTCGTTGTTGTTCCAGGGTTCCGTGACGCGGTAGTACAGCGACGTGGTGCGGCTGATCCCTTCCTTGGTGAAGTACGGATCCGTATGCGAGAGCACCGCGGCACGGTTGGTCTTGCTGGTATTGACCTGCAACGACAGGTTGGTGCCGCTGCCGAAGACGTTGTCTTCACTGATACCGGCCGACAGAATCGCCTTGTCGGTCGAGCCGTAACCCACACCGAGGTTGATCATGCCAGTGGGTTTTTCTTTAAGGTCAACGTTGACGTCGACCTGATCGGGCGAGCCCGGCACGGGGTCGGTCTTGACGTTGACCTCGTTGAAGTAGCCCAGACGATCAATGCGATCGCGCGAGACCTTGATGTCGCCGGCGTCGTACCAGGCGGCTTCCTGCTGGCGCATTTCACGCCGCACGACCTGGTCACGGGTGCGGGTGTTGCCACCGATCTGGATGCGGCGTACGTACACACGGCGGCTGGGATCGACGTAGAACGTCACATCGGCTTCGTGCTTTTCGCGATCCAGTTGCGGGTTGGGGTTAACGTTGGCAAACGCGTAGCCCAGCTCACCCAGGTAGTCGGTGATCGCCTTGGCCGAATTATTGGCCTTGGCCGCCGAAAAGACCTCGTTAGGCTTGATCTCGATGAGCTTTTCGATCTCGGCATCCAGGCCGAGCAGATTGCCAGCCAGCTTCACGCTGCGCACCTTGTAAGGCTCGCCCTCGTGGATCGTGACCGTAATGTAGATGTCCTTGCGATCCGGCGAGATCGTGACCTGCGGCGGCTCGGAGGAAAATTCAAGATAGCCGCGATCGAGATAGAACGAACGCAGGCGCTCGATATCGCCCTCGAGCTTCTCACGCGAGTACTTGTCGGTGTTGGTGTACCAGGTCAGCCACCCCGGCGTGGTCAGATCGAACTGATCCAGCAGCTCGCTCTCCGAGAAAGCCTTGTTGCCGACCACGCGGATCTCGCGGATCTTGGCCACATCGCCTTCGAACACGTCAAAGCTCACACCCACACGGTTGCGTGGCAAAGGCGTGACCGTGGCGGTGACTTCCACCCCGTACTTGCCTTTGCTCAGGTATTGTTCTTTGAGCTCGTATTGCGCGCGCTCGAGCATGGACTGATCGAAGATTCGGCCTTCGCCAAACCCGACTTGCGACAGCGACTTGATGATGTTCTTGGATTCGAACTCACGCATGCCGTTGAAGCTGATCGAGGCAATGGTCGGGCGCTCTTGCACGACCACCACCACCACGTTGTTCTCGGTACGGACCTGAACGTCGCTGAAAAAGCCGGTAGCGTAAAGCCGCCGAATGGCCTCGGAGGCCTCGGCTTCCGTGAATTTTTCACCCACTTTGACGGGCAGGTACCCGAAGACGGTGCCCGCGTCGGTACGCTGGATACCCTCGACGCGAATATCGCGCACGACGAAAGGGTCAAACGCATGAGCCAGCGCCGGCAACAGCAGCGCGGCAATCAGGCTGGGCAGTTTGACGGCTTTGAACGGTTGCCGTTGCGTGTGCCTTTTTTGCATTGCGCCCCTCTGGTGAGTATTCATCCGGCGAAAAGACATCCTTTGCTATCCTTGGTCGTGCAAATGGCGGGGGATTTTATTCGATTCGCGCCTAGCTGAACAGGCGCGAGAAATCGTTGAACAAGGCCAACCCCATGAGGCCCGCTAACAAGCCAAGGCCGGCACGCTGTCCGACGTCTATCCAACGGTCGGGCACGGGACGGCCTCTGATAATTTCGACGAGATAGTACAGCAGATGCCCCCGTCCAACATAGGAATGGGAAGCAGGTTCAGGACACCCAGGCTGATACTGATCAAGGCAAGATAGGCAATATAAGCTTCCAGGCCGATGCGCGTGGTCTGGCCGGCATAATCGGCAATCGTCACCGGACCGCTGATATTGCGCCAGGACACCTCCCCCAATACCATGCGGCCCATCATGCGCAGCGACAACCACGCCGTGTCCCAGGTGCGCTGTACGCCGCGCCAGAGACTGTCAACGGGGCCGAAGCGCTCTGTCACCATCGGCACGTCACCGCCAAGCTGCACGCCGATACGCCCAATGACCTTACCCTGCACCGTCTCGGCACGTGGCGTGACTGTCAGATCGAGCGTTGCGCCATCGCGTACCAGGGTCAGTGCCAGCGGCTTGCCCGCGTATTCCTGCACCACACGCACCAGCGCGCCGGCATCGGCCACCGGCTGGCCAGCGGCCGTCAGCACCAGATCCCCTCGCGCAAGCCTGCCGCCTCGCCGGCGCTGGCAGGCATCACGCCGCGGACCACAGGCTTGGCCGCCTGCAGGCGCAACCCGGAAATCTGCACGGGATCGCCTTCGGAAGGATCGACCTGCTGCTCGGCCGGCAACGTCAGCGTCAGCGCGCGCTGAGCGCCATTGCCGGCGCGCACGTCCAGGTGTACCGTCTGTCCGGCAGACAGCCGATCGAACAGCCGCCAGCGTGCGTCAGTCCAGGACTCGACCGAACGACCGTCGACGGCTTCGATGCGATCTCCGGCGGCAACACCGGCCATGGCCGCCGCGGTTCCGGCCGCCGGTTGACCCAGAATGGGAGCCGGCACCTGCGTACCCACCATGCTGAGTCCGGCATACAGGACAACCGCCAAAATCAGATTGAAAACCGGCCCGGCTGCGACAATGGCAAAGCGCCGGCCCACCGGCTGCGTGTTGAACGACTCGGCCACCTGCTGCGCCGAGGCCCCCGGCGGTGGGTCATCCTGCATTTTGACGTAGCCGCCCAGCGGAATGGCTGACACAGCCCACTCCGTGCCATTGCGATCGCGCCGGCGCAGCAGCACACGACCAAAGCCCACAGAGAAACGCAGCACACGCACGCCGCACAGGCGCGCGACCCAATAATGGCCGAGCTCGTGGAAGGTGATGAGGATGCCCAGCGCCACGACGAAGGCGAGCAGGGTGAAGATCATTTAGACGAGCCCATGCGAAACCGGGCGATTGTGCCCGGCGGGGAATCGACGTGCCGGATCCGCGAGCCGGGCCGATGAGGCCGGCCAGGCCAGCGGATCAGGCCAGACCCAGGTTGCCGGCATACGAGCGAACGGCAGCATCCAGATCAAGTACGTCAGTTAAGCGATCAAGCGTAACAGAAGGACGTCCAGCCTGCCACTCAAGAGCCGCCTCGATGACGCGCGGGATCCAGGTGTAAGGCAGACGCCCTTCCAGAAATGCGGCGACGGCGACTTCATTGGCGGCGTTGAGCGTCACGCAAGCGGCCTGCCCGCTGCGCATGGCGGCATAGGCCAGGGCCAGACATGGAAAACGCTGCAGATCGGGCGTCTCGAACTCCAGCTTGCCCCATTTGGCCAGATCCAAGGGGCTGACACCAGCGCCCAAACGCTGCGGGTATCCCAGGCCGTACGCGATGGGCGTGCGCATATCCTGCTGCCCCATCTGAGCCAGCACGGAACCGTCGTCATACTCGACCATGGAGTGCACCACACTCTGCGGGTGGATCAAGACGTCGATGCGATCGGCCGGCATGGCAAATAGCCAATGGGCCTCGATGACTTCGAGCCCCTTGTTGAGCATGGTCGCCGAATCGACCGAAATCTTGCGGCCCATGCTCCAGTTGGGGTGCGCGCAGGCCTGATCCGGCGTAATGTCGGTCAGATCGGCAAGATCCCGCAAGCGGAAAGGACCGCCCGATGCCGTAAGGATGAGCTTGCGCACTCCCGGCGCCGGCGCCAGCGGCGCATCGGCGCGCCCCCCGTGCGGCAAACACTGGAAGATGGCGTTGTGCTCGCTATCGATGGGTAGCAACTCCGCGCCAGATTGGCGGATGGCCGCCATGAAGAGCGAACCTGCCGCGACCAGCGCCTCTTTGTTGGCGAGCAGAACCCGCTTGCCAGCCCGTGCCGCCGCCAGTGCGGCGGGCAGCCCGGCCGCGCCGACGATGGCAGCCATCACGGTATCGCAAGCCGGATCGGCGGCGGTATCGGCCAGCGCCTGGGCTCCGACGCGGATGTCGGGCATGGCAGCCCCGCCTGGCCAGGCCTGCCGGAAGCGATTTGCAGCAGCGTCGTCGGGCACCACCACGACGGCGGCCGCCGTCGCGGCAGCCTGCAGCGCCAGCTTGTCCATCCGGCTGAACGCCGACAACGCGTATACACCGAAATTCTCGGGATAGCGTGCGATGACATCCAAGGTGCTGTCGCCGATCGAACCGGTCGACCCCAGCACCGCGATGCGCTTAAAACCCGTCAAAACAACACTCCTGACATGAGCAGCGCAAGAGGCGCCACTGGCAGAACGGCGTCAATGCGGTCGTAGACGCCGCCATGGCCGGGCAACAGGTTGCTCGAATCCTTGCGGCCGGCGCGGCGCTTGAGCAGAGATTCGAACAGGTCGCCCACGATAGACATGGCGCCCAACAAGGCCGCTGCGGGAACCGCCAGGACCAAACCGTGCCGCAGCAGATCCTGGCCGAACGTACCGGGCAGGTATCCGCTGCCCACCGTCCAGATGACCGCGCCGGCAACGCCGGCCACCGCACCCGCGATGGTTTTACCTGGACTGACCCTTGGAGCCAACTTGCGCTTGCCGAATGCACGGCCGGCGAAATACGCCGCGATGTCCGCCACCCATACCAGCGCCAGCAGGGACACGACATAGACCGGGCCACGCAGCAAGAAAAACAACGCCAGCGCCGACCAGGCCGCCAACACAGCAAAAACGGCAAACACGGACCACCCCAGACTGACAGGATCCGCGTCGGAACGGCCCTGGTAGACCACCGCGAACGCTCCCACCAGCCAGACCAGCGCCACTGCCGGGATCAGTCCCCTGACTGCCCTGGCAGTGACGTAGACGGCCTCGCCTTGTCCCCGCATCCAGATGTCGGCCAACCACAGCATGGCAAGGAACAACAGAACGGGTATGCCCACGGCGATGACGCGCGCGCTGGCCGGCAGCGTCAGGCGCAGCCACTCCCAGGCGGCGCACGAGGCTCCTAGCGCCAGCAAGGCGATGAACCACCACGGATTGGCACTGACCAATGTGGCAGCCAGGATGATCAGAAGCACTATGGCGGTGACAATACGCTGACCCAGCATGAACCGTCTCCTCGGATTGGTTAGTAGGCGTCAGCGCACGGGCGCCAGTTGAGCGCTGGTGCGCCCGAAGCGACGCTCTCGGCTGCCGTACCAGGCAAACGCGGCATCGAGATGCTCGGCGCCGAAGTCAGGCCAGTACGCGTCGCTGAAAAACAGCTCGGTATACGCCAGTTGCCAGATAAGGAAATTGGATATGCGCTGCTCTCCACCTGTGCGGATGAACAGATCAGGCTCGGGCGCCCATGCCATGGACAGATACTGCGACAGGCGGCCTTCGTCCACATCGGCGGGACGTAAAGCAAGATCAGGCTCGGCCTGCAGCATCGCGCGGGTGGCCTGCAGAATGTCCCAACGGCCACCGTAATTGGCGGCGACGCACAGATGCAGGCGATCGTTGTCGCGCGTACGATCCTGAGCAGCCTGAATGAGCTCCTGCAGACGGGGCTCGAACGCCGAAAGATCTCCGACGACATGCAGACGCACGCCCTGCTCCTGGAGCTTGTCGACTTCGCGCTCGAGCGCTTGCACGAACAGGCGCATCAGCAGGGAAACCTCGTCGGCCGGACGACGCCAATTCTCGGAGCTGAACGCAAACAATGTGAGATAGCGCACGCCGCGGCGCCCGCAGGCCTCGACCACGCGCCGCACCGCTTGCACGCCTTTGGCATGCCCGGCGGTGCGGGGCAGATGGCGACTCGTGGCCCAACGCCCGTTGCCGTCCATGATGATGGCAACGTGCTGGGGAATCGCGCCGGTTTCAGGAATCGCCTGGGTGGAACTTGTTGCCATGTAATGTGTGCCTCGCGCTGCTCGGCAGCAACCGAGGCCTTGAAAAACCAGCGCCGCCCCTATTCCTCGCCCCTGCCGGACCTGGCAGCGGCACGACAGTGGCGTGCGCAAAACATCATCGTCCTTGAAAAACGGCCCGAGCGCAAATGCGCGACCGGGCCGGTTCCCTGCTTAGACGGTCATGATTTCCGCTTCTTTCTGCGTGACCATCTTGTCGATGTCGGCCACGGCGCGGTCGGTCAACTTCTGGACGTCGTCCTGGGCGCGACGCTCGTCGTCCTCGGAGATCTCCTTGTCCTTGACCAGCTTCTTGAGGCCTTCGTTGGCCTCGCGACGCAGGTTGCGGATGGCGACCTTGGCGTCCTCGCCTTCGCTGCGCACGACCTTGGTCAGATCGCGACGACGCTCTTCAGTCAGCGCCGGCATCGGCACCCGAATGGAGTCACCCATGGACACGGGGTTCAGGCCCAGATCGGAGTCACGGATGGCCTTTTCGATCGCGCTGCCCATATGCTTTTCGTACGGCTGCACGCTGATGGTGCGGGCGTCGATCAGGTTGACGTTGGCGACCTGCCCCACCGGCACGGGCGAGCCGTAGTACTCCACCTGGACATGATCCAGAATGCCGGTATGGGCACGGCCGGTGCGGATCTTGGCCAGGTTGGTCTTGAGCGTATCGAGCGACTTGCTCATCCTGGTCTCGGCCGATTTACGAATATCTGCGAGGCTCATGATCTTTCCTTTTTTAAACGTGCACCAGCGTGCCTTCGTCTTCGCCTCCGACCACGCGCTTGAGCGCGCCGGATTTGTTGATCGAAAACACCTTGATAGGCAATTTCTGGTCGCGACACAGCGCAAAGGCTGTGGCATCCATGACTTCCAGGCGGCGCACGATGGCTTCATCAAAGCTGATGCGAGCATAGCGCGTGGCCGTCGGATCTTTGTTGGGATCCGCGCTGTAGATGCCGTCGACCTTGGTGGCCTTCAGGACAATCTCCGCGCCGATCTCCGCACCGCGCAACGCGGCGGCGGTATCCGTCGTGAAGAACGGGTTGCCCGTGCCGGCGGCAAAAATGACGACCTTGCCCTCTTCGAGGTAGCGCAATGCCTTGGGACGAATATAGGGTTCGACGACCTGATCGATGTTCAAGGCCGATTGCACGCGGGTATCCACCCCTTTGTGCTTTAACGCATCTTGCAGCGCAAGCGCGTTCATGATCGTGGCCATCATGCCCATGTAGTCGGCGGTGGCGCGGTCCATGCCCTGCGCACCCGGGGCGACCCCACGGAAGATGTTGCCACCACCGATGACAATGGCCAGCTCGACGCCTGTGGCGGCGACTTCGGCGATCTCATCGGTCATGCGGACGATGGTGGAGCGATTGATACCGAAGGCATCTTCGCCCATCAGCGCCTCGCCGGAAAGTTTGAGAAGAACCCGTTTATATGGTCTGCTGCTCATAGGTGATATCCCGAGAAACGATCCGACGAAAGTGTAAGACAAGAAATAGGCCGGTCACAGAGGATTTGGCCCCTATGCGCCGGCCCTTAGGCACTAATTTGAGCTTCAGGCGCGGCCAGCTGCGGCAGCGGCGACTTCGGCGGCAAAATCGGTGGTCTTCTTCTCGATGCCTTCACCAACG comes from Bordetella holmesii ATCC 51541 and encodes:
- the lpxD gene encoding UDP-3-O-[3-hydroxymyristoyl] glucosamine N-acyltransferase; amino-acid sequence: MPVLLDPARAPRLDALLSRVSTQGLDPKLDTGDAELPLIAGIGTLASASAQEISFLSNPRYQSQLANSGAAAVIVTPEVAQAQREQGCSQLYVVCQHPYLLYARLAQWFDAERRGLPVAGVHPTAVVADDVVIEDGASVGPQCVIESGVHIGRGAVIGPACVIGKDCRIGADSRLSARVTLYERVTIGARAIIHSGAVLGADGFGFAPDPTLGKGAWGKIPQLGGVTIGDDVEIGANTTIDRGALEDTVIGNGAKLDNLIMIAHNVRVGAHTAIAACTGVAGSTTIGERCIVGGAAMFSGHLTICDDVTISGGTPVTSSISKPGRYTGVYPYAEHGEWQRNAAVIQQLAQLRRRVRTLEKA
- a CDS encoding outer membrane family protein, translated to MMSDYALNTSGRRAGKLATSLALAGALLFGSAAVTTAQAQGTKIGFVNTERILRESGPAKAAQSKIEGEFKRRDDELQRMGTQLRSQAEKFDKDAPVLSESDRVKRQRELSNLDMDLQRKRREFQEDFNRRRNEEFSGIVTKANEAIKRIAEQENYDLIVQDAVTVNPRVDITDKVIQALGR
- the yaeT gene encoding outer membrane assembly complex, YaeT protein; this translates as MQKRHTQRQPFKAVKLPSLIAALLLPALAHAFDPFVVRDIRVEGIQRTDAGTVFGYLPVKVGEKFTEAEASEAIRRLYATGFFSDVQVRTENNVVVVVVQERPTIASISFNGMREFESKNIIKSLSQVGFGEGRIFDQSMLERAQYELKEQYLSKGKYGVEVTATVTPLPRNRVGVSFDVFEGDVAKIREIRVVGNKAFSESELLDQFDLTTPGWLTWYTNTDKYSREKLEGDIERLRSFYLDRGYLEFSSEPPQVTISPDRKDIYITVTIHEGEPYKVRSVKLAGNLLGLDAEIEKLIEIKPNEVFSAAKANNSAKAITDYLGELGYAFANVNPNPQLDREKHEADVTFYVDPSRRVYVRRIQIGGNTRTRDQVVRREMRQQEAAWYDAGDIKVSRDRIDRLGYFNEVNVKTDPVPGSPDQVDVNVDLKEKPTGMINLGVGYGSTDKAILSAGISEDNVFGSGTNLSLQVNTSKTNRAAVLSHTDPYFTKEGISRTTSLYYRVTEPWNNNDGDYRVKSMGLGMNFGVPISEYDRIFLGASLERNQINLYSNSPQAYRNFVDQYGDSTNAVIFSTGWSKDTRDSALAPTKGSYTRLKGDVSTMDLKYYLLTAQQQYFLPLGRDYTLALNGMADYGHSYGGKDYPVIKNVYGGGIGTVRGYDGASLGPRDTLTGDYLGGSRRLIANAQLYLPFPGANKDRTLRWFLFADAGQVSAGSGMSCTAGKSSDPVEDTCGWRYSAGIGLSWQSPLGPLQLSYARPLNSKPGDDKQSFQFQIGTGF
- a CDS encoding peptidase M50 family protein; translated protein: MLTAAGQPVADAGALVRVVQEYAGKPLALTLVRDGATLDLTVTPRAETVQGKVIGRIGVQLGGDVPMVTERFGPVDSLWRGVQRTWDTAWLSLRMMGRMVLGEVSWRNISGPVTIADYAGQTTRIGLEAYIAYLALISISLGVLNLLPIPMLDGGICCTISSKLSEAVPCPTVG
- the rseP gene encoding RIP metalloprotease RseP, with amino-acid sequence MIFTLLAFVVALGILITFHELGHYWVARLCGVRVLRFSVGFGRVLLRRRDRNGTEWAVSAIPLGGYVKMQDDPPPGASAQQVAESFNTQPVGRRFAIVAAGPVFNLILAVVLYAGLSMVGTQVPAPILGQPAAGTAAAMAGVAAGDRIEAVDGRSVESWTDARWRLFDRLSAGQTVHLDVRAGNGAQRALTLTLPAEQQVDPSEGDPVQISGLRLQAAKPVVRGVMPASAGEAAGLREGIWC
- the dxr gene encoding 1-deoxy-D-xylulose 5-phosphate reductoisomerase — protein: MTGFKRIAVLGSTGSIGDSTLDVIARYPENFGVYALSAFSRMDKLALQAAATAAAVVVVPDDAAANRFRQAWPGGAAMPDIRVGAQALADTAADPACDTVMAAIVGAAGLPAALAAARAGKRVLLANKEALVAAGSLFMAAIRQSGAELLPIDSEHNAIFQCLPHGGRADAPLAPAPGVRKLILTASGGPFRLRDLADLTDITPDQACAHPNWSMGRKISVDSATMLNKGLEVIEAHWLFAMPADRIDVLIHPQSVVHSMVEYDDGSVLAQMGQQDMRTPIAYGLGYPQRLGAGVSPLDLAKWGKLEFETPDLQRFPCLALAYAAMRSGQAACVTLNAANEVAVAAFLEGRLPYTWIPRVIEAALEWQAGRPSVTLDRLTDVLDLDAAVRSYAGNLGLA
- a CDS encoding cytidylyltransferase family protein → MLGQRIVTAIVLLIILAATLVSANPWWFIALLALGASCAAWEWLRLTLPASARVIAVGIPVLLFLAMLWLADIWMRGQGEAVYVTARAVRGLIPAVALVWLVGAFAVVYQGRSDADPVSLGWSVFAVFAVLAAWSALALFFLLRGPVYVVSLLALVWVADIAAYFAGRAFGKRKLAPRVSPGKTIAGAVAGVAGAVIWTVGSGYLPGTFGQDLLRHGLVLAVPAAALLGAMSIVGDLFESLLKRRAGRKDSSNLLPGHGGVYDRIDAVLPVAPLALLMSGVLF
- the uppS gene encoding di-trans,poly-cis-decaprenylcistransferase; this encodes MATSSTQAIPETGAIPQHVAIIMDGNGRWATSRHLPRTAGHAKGVQAVRRVVEACGRRGVRYLTLFAFSSENWRRPADEVSLLMRLFVQALEREVDKLQEQGVRLHVVGDLSAFEPRLQELIQAAQDRTRDNDRLHLCVAANYGGRWDILQATRAMLQAEPDLALRPADVDEGRLSQYLSMAWAPEPDLFIRTGGEQRISNFLIWQLAYTELFFSDAYWPDFGAEHLDAAFAWYGSRERRFGRTSAQLAPVR
- the frr gene encoding ribosome recycling factor — translated: MSLADIRKSAETRMSKSLDTLKTNLAKIRTGRAHTGILDHVQVEYYGSPVPVGQVANVNLIDARTISVQPYEKHMGSAIEKAIRDSDLGLNPVSMGDSIRVPMPALTEERRRDLTKVVRSEGEDAKVAIRNLRREANEGLKKLVKDKEISEDDERRAQDDVQKLTDRAVADIDKMVTQKEAEIMTV
- the pyrH gene encoding UMP kinase, with protein sequence MSSRPYKRVLLKLSGEALMGEDAFGINRSTIVRMTDEIAEVAATGVELAIVIGGGNIFRGVAPGAQGMDRATADYMGMMATIMNALALQDALKHKGVDTRVQSALNIDQVVEPYIRPKALRYLEEGKVVIFAAGTGNPFFTTDTAAALRGAEIGAEIVLKATKVDGIYSADPNKDPTATRYARISFDEAIVRRLEVMDATAFALCRDQKLPIKVFSINKSGALKRVVGGEDEGTLVHV